A section of the Spirosoma pollinicola genome encodes:
- a CDS encoding hybrid sensor histidine kinase/response regulator transcription factor, with translation MKQIIGLILVLIIGCSSLTGAQHFAATVQRYGPEDGLAHREVNAILQDRRDFMWFGTKLGLSRFDGATFTNYTRDKNGLDFDDIRSIAQDADGLLWLMGPTGQSNITLFDPITGVATSFEKRFHRSRPTHFFGVKQSLLSSKDGTIVFVDHRPAKLNSYHLKTGLRTVSLPQYKSLTLEAVTARNTVWVAADGTKLVELTMDGHVLRTYDHPQAIFSCWGQSNASAELFYRHAKGNSPSGPILKLYKIDGSGHRQVLSPALVESTKIKYSLAYAFNQHGLVWNGCQLRDSTGRVLVDITSQLPSGPIEDGSFFRDRHGSMWLGTSFGLYQTRVGRNYFQRLFYEPGEGKKPAVRGITAVGKTLYTNLENVGLFSSTFSGGSARQLLAGQGVFNSMSGPLGGKLYLAQISNLVAYDYQTTKTALMPTPGSEVMVWSIHPYSTKPHRLLAGGDPGLLLVDPIANRVFPFGGYNQFFELAKAHILHIGTDRQGTIWLCATTGLYTVDPQKGVTGRYWRGGRGGYRLPADSYQHFYQDPQGVFWLATANTGLVRWDRARNSYRQFRRADGLNNDNIYAVYADHRGHLWLSSDEGIMQFDPLRLTTRTYTVPDGITHNEFNRIAHYQDAQGRLYFGGLNGVTAFDPRDFEAEPPMPALPLRVVSFRQFDARRNTLVDKTAELLGTNQITLQPNDRSSILNFALLNYTDARKNTYAYQFKGIDDGWHYQPEPYLRLGNLPYGDYQLLIKGQAADGRMSAAPLSVEVHVLRPFYLRSWFLLLLIFLLLGGAWVWGRWRDWKYQKAQARLQTQIDEATRVITRQAQDLQRLDETKSRFFANISHEFRTPLTVILGMADNLSQLADPRLRQSAVLIERSGRNLLRLVNQLLDLSRLEAGQMPLKLVRGDLNRFIRYVGESFHSIARTKGIQLIIYVEEDVHEADFNPDKLQDIVANLLGNALKFTPAGGEVRCEVVMQPRWQSFATAGYYEALTPTRQLNDPWIQIIVSDTGPGIYPADLSRIFDRFYQARPGLAPPGLAGPRRAGSDVIDVASGGTGIGLSLVRELVSLMQGGLAVRNRPGLVRPDLEGLGLNPGAEFVVCLPLTRQAPMADDVLPVPIQFAPDPVWMNSAELGDPVSPDQVESGRGEALDHPLLLLVEDNDDVAIYIQTCLREEYQIIRAENGQIGIDQALTIVPDLILSDVMMPVKDGFDLCDTLKSDERTSHIPIVLLTARAAVDDRLTGLRRGGDAYLVKPFQREELLLVLGNLLRTRRLLQRYYSQQALGNPQAGPVSANGTDAMEDQFVTKLRSTLENHLDNAALDMTMICELMGMSRNALYRKVMALTGISVIPYLRALRLRKAEELLLNSSLSVAEVAYAVGFENPRYFSRVFSEEKGVPPSSFRDME, from the coding sequence TTGAAACAAATAATTGGCCTGATTTTAGTCCTGATAATCGGGTGCAGCTCGCTCACCGGGGCACAGCATTTTGCGGCTACCGTACAAAGGTATGGCCCCGAAGACGGCCTGGCCCACCGCGAAGTGAACGCTATTCTCCAGGACCGCCGGGACTTCATGTGGTTCGGGACGAAGCTGGGCCTTAGTCGCTTCGACGGGGCTACGTTCACGAACTACACCCGGGATAAAAACGGGCTCGACTTTGACGACATTCGTTCGATCGCTCAGGATGCTGATGGACTGCTGTGGCTCATGGGGCCGACGGGGCAATCAAACATCACGCTATTTGATCCGATAACGGGCGTGGCTACCTCCTTCGAAAAACGCTTCCACCGATCCCGACCGACGCACTTTTTCGGGGTGAAGCAGTCTTTGTTGAGTAGCAAAGATGGAACCATCGTGTTTGTCGATCACCGGCCGGCCAAGTTGAATAGTTACCACCTCAAAACAGGATTACGGACGGTGTCCTTACCCCAGTACAAGAGCCTGACATTGGAGGCTGTTACGGCTCGGAATACGGTCTGGGTCGCTGCTGATGGTACCAAGCTGGTCGAATTAACGATGGATGGGCACGTGTTGCGCACGTATGATCACCCACAAGCCATCTTCTCCTGCTGGGGTCAATCGAATGCCAGTGCAGAACTCTTTTATCGACACGCAAAGGGAAACAGTCCATCAGGCCCGATCCTAAAGCTATATAAAATTGACGGGTCGGGTCATCGCCAGGTCCTGTCCCCGGCTTTGGTCGAATCGACGAAAATTAAGTATTCACTCGCCTACGCGTTTAATCAGCATGGTCTAGTCTGGAATGGCTGCCAGTTGCGCGACTCCACGGGCCGGGTCCTCGTCGATATCACCAGCCAGCTACCCAGCGGTCCCATTGAAGACGGAAGTTTTTTTCGCGATCGGCATGGGAGTATGTGGCTGGGAACCAGCTTTGGGCTCTACCAGACCCGGGTGGGCAGAAACTACTTTCAGCGCTTATTCTATGAACCCGGCGAGGGAAAAAAACCCGCCGTACGGGGTATTACCGCCGTGGGAAAAACGCTCTACACGAATCTGGAAAATGTGGGTTTGTTCAGCAGTACGTTTTCGGGTGGGTCGGCCCGCCAATTGCTGGCGGGCCAAGGGGTTTTCAACAGCATGAGCGGTCCGCTGGGCGGAAAGCTGTATTTAGCCCAGATTAGTAATCTGGTGGCCTACGACTACCAGACCACCAAAACCGCCTTGATGCCGACCCCTGGTTCGGAAGTGATGGTCTGGAGCATTCATCCGTATTCGACGAAACCCCATCGGCTGCTGGCCGGTGGCGATCCTGGTCTGTTGCTAGTCGACCCGATCGCCAATCGGGTGTTCCCCTTCGGGGGCTATAACCAGTTTTTCGAATTAGCCAAGGCGCACATCCTGCACATTGGCACCGATCGGCAAGGTACGATCTGGCTCTGCGCGACAACGGGCCTTTATACCGTCGATCCCCAAAAGGGCGTTACGGGCCGCTACTGGCGGGGTGGCCGGGGTGGCTACCGGCTACCGGCCGACAGCTACCAGCATTTTTACCAGGACCCGCAAGGGGTATTTTGGCTGGCAACGGCTAATACAGGGCTGGTGCGCTGGGATCGCGCCCGGAATAGCTACCGCCAGTTTCGGCGGGCCGATGGGCTGAATAACGATAATATTTACGCGGTGTATGCCGACCATCGGGGCCATCTCTGGCTCAGCAGCGACGAAGGCATCATGCAGTTTGATCCTCTACGGCTCACCACCCGGACCTATACGGTGCCCGATGGCATCACCCACAACGAGTTCAACCGCATCGCCCATTACCAGGATGCGCAGGGACGGCTTTATTTCGGAGGCCTGAACGGGGTAACGGCTTTCGATCCGCGTGATTTTGAAGCCGAGCCTCCCATGCCCGCCCTACCCCTGCGGGTGGTTTCCTTTCGCCAGTTCGATGCCCGTCGCAACACGCTGGTCGACAAGACCGCCGAACTGCTCGGGACCAATCAGATCACGCTGCAACCCAACGACCGGAGCAGTATCCTCAACTTCGCGCTGCTCAACTACACCGATGCCCGCAAGAACACGTACGCCTACCAGTTTAAGGGCATAGATGATGGCTGGCACTACCAGCCCGAGCCGTACCTGCGGTTGGGTAATCTGCCCTACGGCGATTACCAGTTGCTGATTAAAGGACAGGCCGCCGACGGGCGCATGTCAGCGGCTCCGCTTTCTGTTGAAGTACACGTGCTCCGGCCGTTTTATCTGCGCAGTTGGTTTCTCCTTTTGCTGATATTTCTGCTGCTGGGTGGTGCGTGGGTGTGGGGTCGGTGGCGGGATTGGAAATACCAAAAAGCACAAGCCCGGTTGCAGACCCAAATCGACGAGGCCACTCGGGTCATTACCCGGCAGGCTCAGGATCTGCAACGGCTCGACGAGACCAAATCCCGCTTTTTTGCCAACATCTCCCATGAATTCCGCACACCCCTGACGGTGATTCTGGGCATGGCCGATAACCTATCTCAGCTGGCAGACCCTCGGCTACGGCAGTCGGCTGTTCTGATCGAACGCAGCGGTCGCAACCTGCTGCGACTGGTCAACCAGCTTCTGGACCTCTCCCGGCTGGAGGCCGGACAGATGCCGCTCAAACTCGTACGGGGCGACTTGAATCGTTTTATTCGGTACGTGGGTGAATCGTTTCACTCGATAGCCCGGACGAAGGGAATACAGTTGATCATATACGTTGAAGAAGACGTCCATGAGGCCGATTTTAATCCGGACAAACTACAGGATATTGTGGCTAATCTGCTGGGCAATGCCCTAAAGTTTACTCCAGCGGGAGGAGAAGTACGATGCGAAGTGGTTATGCAGCCCCGCTGGCAATCGTTTGCCACGGCGGGCTACTACGAGGCTCTTACGCCAACCCGGCAGCTGAATGACCCGTGGATTCAGATCATCGTCAGTGATACCGGCCCTGGCATTTACCCGGCCGATCTGAGCCGGATCTTTGACCGCTTTTATCAGGCCCGGCCTGGACTGGCCCCGCCTGGACTGGCCGGGCCACGTCGGGCAGGGTCTGACGTGATCGACGTGGCCAGTGGGGGTACTGGCATTGGTCTCTCGCTGGTGAGGGAGTTGGTTAGCCTGATGCAGGGTGGTCTGGCCGTTCGCAATCGACCCGGTCTGGTTCGACCTGATCTGGAGGGGCTCGGTCTGAATCCGGGTGCTGAATTCGTCGTTTGTCTGCCTCTGACCCGGCAGGCACCCATGGCCGACGATGTACTGCCGGTGCCCATCCAGTTTGCCCCTGACCCAGTCTGGATGAACTCAGCCGAGTTAGGTGACCCGGTCTCTCCAGACCAGGTCGAATCCGGGCGGGGGGAAGCTCTTGATCACCCTCTGCTGCTGCTGGTGGAAGACAATGACGATGTGGCCATCTATATCCAGACTTGCCTGCGGGAGGAGTATCAAATCATACGAGCCGAAAACGGGCAGATCGGTATTGATCAGGCTTTAACCATTGTACCAGACTTAATTCTGAGCGATGTGATGATGCCCGTCAAAGATGGATTTGACTTATGCGATACCCTGAAGTCCGACGAACGCACGAGCCACATTCCGATTGTCCTGCTCACGGCCCGGGCCGCCGTTGACGACCGGCTTACAGGCTTACGGCGGGGGGGGGATGCCTATTTGGTTAAGCCGTTCCAGCGGGAGGAACTGCTCCTTGTGCTGGGCAATCTGCTACGAACCCGGCGGCTTTTGCAGCGCTATTACAGCCAGCAGGCGCTGGGTAACCCGCAGGCTGGCCCGGTGTCCGCCAACGGGACCGACGCGATGGAAGACCAGTTTGTGACCAAACTGCGCAGCACCCTGGAGAATCATCTGGACAACGCGGCTCTTGACATGACCATGATTTGTGAATTGATGGGCATGAGCCGTAACGCGCTGTATCGCAAGGTAATGGCGCTGACCGGCATATCGGTCATTCCTTACCTGAGGGCTCTTCGCCTGCGAAAAGCGGAAGAGCTACTCCTCAATTCATCCTTGAGCGTTGCCGAGGTTGCTTATGCAGTGGGCTTCGAGAATCCCCGGTACTTCAGCCGGGTTTTTTCGGAAGAGAAAGGAGTTCCCCCCAGCAGCTTTCGGGATATGGAGTAG
- a CDS encoding curlin repeat-containing protein: MYQLLLTSLTMLVATNAFAQNSVSITQNGGGNNSASVIQSGEGNSVSISQTGGATTDGSKPGNRVSLRVPLGTQTTISQHNRGDGPFGPNSVEITQQGQATATISQSSETRENAIHTIPVTPDHQPKTRPSKKRNR; encoded by the coding sequence ATGTATCAACTCTTGTTAACCTCGCTCACGATGCTGGTGGCTACCAACGCTTTTGCCCAGAACAGCGTCAGCATTACCCAAAACGGCGGAGGTAACAACTCGGCATCCGTCATCCAGTCGGGTGAGGGCAATAGCGTCAGCATCAGCCAGACAGGCGGTGCGACGACGGATGGCAGTAAGCCCGGCAATCGGGTGAGCCTGCGGGTGCCTTTAGGCACCCAAACCACGATCAGCCAGCATAACCGTGGCGACGGACCGTTTGGCCCTAACTCGGTCGAGATTACGCAGCAGGGTCAGGCGACGGCGACGATCAGTCAGTCGTCGGAAACGCGTGAGAATGCCATTCACACGATTCCGGTCACACCCGACCATCAACCTAAAACACGTCCATCGAAAAAACGGAATCGGTAA
- a CDS encoding beta strand repeat-containing protein: MKKVLLTGTALLAFAATGLAQTNTVITNQNGNNQTAAQTQNGNNLKSTVTQTQGTATNIGNYGATQQTSTGAGGNQATISQTNGANSNRAGVTQSGGTGNTGTITQDKSSGTGTLQVTASTTSADVIKAGGNWAGITQQGSGNANTFINQGNTASSNVGNITQFGSNNRQTSIDQSSTASGNTATITQGADGKPVDLNSAIITQQNTVSGNTALINQAGASNTALLNQSDKTKGSQATINQLSANETANVSQYYFTTNSRVDVTQAGSGDMVNVSQNNVEDASVVVKQGTNGPTSGGSVTVYQQGGAVRAKATVTQDGLNNVASIRQTTASFYGIATITQNGNRLNATISQEPFINSGQATIAQKGNDNKATITQGFGNEFTSTINQNQIGANGGNNVAETQQTRLDVGDVGNVATINQESSYNTARLRQAGNTNTASLSQMSGGNNVIKGLGDSPLALQQGSGNTLTVTQSSGMPGMAGGYVANSASVSQIGNGNMATISQAGGVNP, translated from the coding sequence ATGAAAAAAGTACTCCTTACCGGCACCGCCCTGCTGGCTTTTGCTGCCACAGGCCTTGCCCAGACCAACACGGTCATCACCAATCAGAATGGCAACAACCAGACGGCTGCCCAGACCCAGAATGGCAACAACCTGAAGTCGACTGTTACCCAGACCCAGGGTACCGCCACCAACATTGGCAACTACGGCGCTACCCAACAAACCAGTACGGGGGCCGGGGGCAACCAGGCCACCATCAGCCAGACCAATGGAGCCAACTCGAACCGGGCGGGCGTAACGCAGTCGGGCGGCACGGGCAACACCGGCACCATCACCCAGGACAAGTCCAGCGGCACGGGAACCTTGCAGGTAACGGCAAGCACCACTTCGGCTGACGTTATCAAGGCGGGCGGTAACTGGGCTGGCATCACCCAGCAGGGCAGCGGCAACGCCAATACCTTCATCAACCAGGGCAACACCGCCAGCAGCAACGTCGGCAACATTACCCAGTTCGGCTCCAACAACCGCCAGACCTCCATCGACCAGTCCAGCACAGCGTCGGGCAACACAGCCACCATCACGCAGGGAGCGGATGGCAAGCCGGTGGATCTGAACAGCGCCATCATCACCCAGCAGAATACGGTCTCCGGCAACACGGCATTGATCAACCAGGCCGGCGCCAGCAACACGGCCCTCCTCAATCAGAGCGACAAAACAAAGGGTAGCCAGGCAACGATCAACCAACTTTCGGCCAACGAAACCGCAAACGTCTCTCAGTACTATTTTACTACCAACAGCCGAGTGGACGTCACCCAGGCGGGTAGTGGCGACATGGTCAACGTTAGCCAGAATAATGTGGAAGATGCCTCCGTGGTGGTCAAGCAGGGGACCAATGGCCCCACGAGTGGTGGTAGCGTCACTGTCTATCAGCAGGGCGGAGCCGTTCGAGCCAAAGCCACGGTGACCCAGGATGGGTTGAACAACGTAGCCTCCATCAGACAGACCACGGCTAGTTTTTATGGCATAGCGACGATCACCCAAAACGGTAATCGCCTGAATGCCACCATTAGTCAAGAACCCTTCATCAATTCTGGCCAGGCCACGATTGCCCAGAAAGGAAACGACAACAAAGCCACCATCACGCAGGGCTTCGGGAATGAGTTTACGTCCACCATCAATCAGAATCAGATCGGCGCCAATGGGGGCAACAACGTAGCCGAGACCCAACAGACGAGACTTGACGTCGGTGACGTGGGCAACGTCGCCACCATCAACCAGGAATCCAGCTACAACACGGCCAGGTTGCGGCAAGCTGGCAACACGAACACGGCGAGCCTGAGCCAGATGAGTGGGGGTAACAACGTGATCAAGGGACTCGGTGACAGCCCCCTTGCGCTCCAGCAGGGCAGTGGCAATACGCTGACTGTGACGCAAAGCTCGGGGATGCCGGGCATGGCTGGCGGCTATGTGGCCAACAGTGCCAGCGTAAGCCAGATCGGTAACGGTAACATGGCCACTATCAGCCAGGCCGGGGGCGTTAATCCCTAA
- a CDS encoding CsgE family curli-type amyloid fiber assembly protein, which translates to MRQLVLTTLFLLLGVGAQAQDPDLEGTLDRETMNEAVVAEEGTQTLLLDNTRSKIGRDFYEAFFRYYADLPKGLGLPIPTDSTRKVEPNLELDLNAFLVTVDELPTFGSGTSIISITLNDQIIWQNYVQIRQDVLEAYALDAAQLINQYVINYQAVQQSLENEDQRGSGVF; encoded by the coding sequence ATGAGACAGTTAGTACTCACTACCTTGTTCTTGCTGCTGGGTGTCGGCGCGCAGGCGCAGGACCCCGATCTGGAGGGGACACTCGACCGAGAAACGATGAACGAAGCGGTTGTCGCCGAAGAGGGTACGCAAACGCTGCTGCTCGACAACACCCGCTCCAAAATAGGCCGGGATTTTTACGAAGCCTTTTTTCGCTATTACGCGGATCTACCCAAAGGACTGGGTTTGCCTATTCCCACGGATTCGACCCGTAAGGTTGAACCCAATCTGGAACTTGACCTAAACGCATTCCTGGTCACGGTCGATGAGCTGCCTACGTTCGGCAGTGGCACCAGCATCATTTCCATCACGCTCAACGATCAGATCATCTGGCAAAATTATGTGCAGATTCGGCAGGATGTCTTGGAAGCCTACGCGCTCGATGCCGCTCAACTCATAAATCAATACGTCATTAACTACCAGGCTGTGCAGCAGTCACTGGAAAACGAGGACCAGCGCGGTTCGGGCGTTTTCTAG
- a CDS encoding curli production assembly/transport component CsgF, whose translation MKPFTLLAIAFLLMGLTARSQGFVYHPNNPNFGGNTFNYSWMLSSATAQDRTTDPAAKRNATTSTQTSTLDSYAQSLQNQLLSRITSNLISQQFGESTLKPGTYTFGDFQVEISNGTDGVVVRIVDGKGGETSITVPYY comes from the coding sequence ATGAAACCGTTTACCTTATTGGCCATAGCGTTCCTGCTGATGGGCCTGACGGCCCGCAGTCAGGGCTTTGTGTATCACCCCAACAACCCCAACTTCGGCGGCAACACCTTCAACTATTCGTGGATGCTCAGTTCGGCTACCGCGCAGGACCGCACGACCGATCCGGCGGCTAAGCGAAACGCGACGACCAGCACCCAGACCAGCACGCTCGACAGCTACGCCCAGAGCCTGCAAAATCAACTGCTGAGTCGCATCACCAGCAACCTCATCAGCCAGCAATTCGGTGAGTCGACCCTGAAGCCCGGCACCTACACGTTTGGCGATTTTCAGGTCGAGATTTCCAACGGAACCGATGGTGTTGTGGTGCGCATCGTTGATGGGAAAGGGGGCGAAACCTCGATTACCGTACCCTACTATTAA
- a CDS encoding CsgG/HfaB family protein, producing MTRYYLTRPLALLVFVSLVSGCTTFFYQPTGPRRARAGEETPTTTSLRLLPPAKEKIVAAVYKFRDLTGQYKQIETGSTFSTAVTQGTTNILLKALEESNWFVPIERENVSNLLNERKIVRSSVAQFKEGENLPPLLFAGIILEGGVVSYDANIITGGGGLQYFSAGGSTQYRQDRVTVYLRAVATKTGKILKTIYTSKTILSQTVNASLFRYVTFKRLLETETGLTTTEPGQMAVTEAIEKAVEGLIIEGVRDGLWAAEDKQAGPMKKVLDAYQTEMTRMSETDVYGIRPEIDAPLVTIQPYVGVMRYYGDYARHTMTGAYGASLDVYLTAKFGLQANAATGTLASEGAFSTRISSLEGNLIFRPTPFQHWSSLLFIGAGMVSRAGSGPLHLQGDRYLQAQGGVGIQYSSSRLIGFRSTISYNQPFTDALDGITAGTRNDYYLRGTLGLTLNIGSLYRLKRTTVNTSN from the coding sequence ATGACCCGTTATTACTTGACCCGCCCATTGGCGCTACTCGTGTTTGTGAGCCTGGTGAGCGGTTGCACTACGTTTTTTTACCAGCCCACGGGTCCCCGACGGGCGCGGGCGGGTGAAGAAACCCCTACCACAACCTCGCTGCGGCTGTTACCCCCTGCCAAGGAAAAGATCGTGGCCGCCGTCTATAAATTCCGCGACCTGACGGGACAGTACAAACAAATTGAAACGGGCTCGACCTTCTCAACGGCCGTCACTCAGGGCACCACCAATATTCTGCTGAAGGCCCTCGAAGAAAGCAACTGGTTTGTACCCATTGAACGCGAGAATGTCAGCAACTTGCTCAACGAACGAAAGATCGTGCGCTCCAGCGTGGCCCAGTTCAAGGAGGGCGAAAACCTGCCCCCACTCCTGTTCGCCGGTATCATTCTGGAAGGGGGCGTGGTGTCCTACGATGCCAACATCATTACGGGGGGCGGTGGCCTGCAGTACTTCAGTGCGGGCGGCTCGACCCAGTACCGCCAGGACAGGGTCACGGTCTACCTGCGGGCTGTAGCGACCAAAACCGGCAAAATTCTTAAGACCATTTATACCTCCAAAACCATTCTGTCGCAGACGGTCAATGCCAGTTTGTTTCGGTACGTAACCTTCAAACGGCTGCTGGAAACCGAAACGGGCCTGACCACCACCGAACCGGGGCAAATGGCCGTCACTGAAGCCATCGAAAAAGCCGTTGAGGGCCTAATTATCGAAGGGGTACGCGATGGATTATGGGCGGCTGAAGACAAGCAGGCCGGACCGATGAAAAAAGTACTCGACGCTTACCAGACGGAGATGACCCGCATGAGCGAGACCGACGTGTACGGCATCCGTCCCGAAATCGACGCGCCGTTAGTCACGATACAACCCTACGTCGGGGTGATGCGCTACTACGGCGACTACGCCCGCCACACCATGACAGGAGCCTATGGCGCATCACTGGACGTGTATTTAACGGCCAAGTTTGGTCTACAGGCCAATGCTGCGACGGGGACGCTCGCCAGCGAGGGTGCTTTCTCGACCCGTATTTCGTCGCTGGAAGGCAACCTGATTTTCCGGCCCACCCCGTTCCAGCACTGGAGCTCGCTGCTTTTCATCGGCGCGGGTATGGTGTCGCGGGCGGGCAGTGGACCGCTGCACCTACAGGGCGACCGCTACCTGCAGGCGCAGGGGGGCGTCGGCATTCAATACTCGTCCAGCAGGTTGATCGGGTTTCGCTCGACAATTTCTTACAACCAGCCGTTCACCGACGCCCTCGACGGCATCACGGCCGGTACGCGCAACGACTATTATCTGCGCGGTACGCTGGGGCTGACGCTGAACATTGGGAGTCTCTACCGGCTAAAGCGCACGACCGTTAACACCAGTAACTAA
- a CDS encoding carboxypeptidase regulatory-like domain-containing protein, giving the protein MLLAGLVGLAGCNEDTYIDPVQLTTIRGRVVYSLDQQPVRNAIVKLTPGSRLVSTDSAGAFRVDSVVVGNYTVQASKSGYGTQVATVSATVGTTPVLTIQLTDDKSQNRPPTTPAPVAPALNSTAQSTTLTLKWTSTDPNRDTLTYNVQLYRAGAATPTRSYTGLTADSVVVSGLEYNTTYLWQVIVSDKVNTVNGPIWSFQTGAYPDYNYVFARRMNGQFQLFGATAAGTVSQLTREGSNWRPIVSPNRQKIAFISNTDTELQLYLINLDGSNRQQVTTVPIAGLSAADLSFCWSPDGTQLLYPSNDRLYAVRTDGTGLRVVAQAGSGRIWAGCDWTPQGNRIAARTTGTGLYDNELSVFNSDGSIARTVYTRRAARVGNPVFSVNGQQLLFSADSTDFQNEQGRQLDARLYRLNLTTGAIADLSQNQTINNQTGQTNKLAGTNDLDPRYSPTGAGVIFTNTDNTGIGQRNVYTADANGQNRRLLLSQAEMPYWR; this is encoded by the coding sequence ATGCTCCTAGCTGGCCTTGTCGGGCTGGCAGGCTGCAATGAAGATACCTACATCGATCCGGTGCAACTGACAACGATACGTGGTCGGGTGGTGTACAGCCTCGATCAGCAACCGGTGCGCAATGCGATAGTTAAACTAACGCCCGGCAGCCGGCTTGTCTCGACCGACTCGGCGGGTGCCTTTCGCGTCGACAGTGTTGTCGTTGGTAACTATACCGTACAGGCGTCGAAATCGGGGTATGGCACGCAGGTAGCAACGGTATCGGCAACGGTGGGTACGACGCCGGTTTTGACAATCCAGCTCACCGATGATAAAAGCCAGAACCGTCCGCCGACTACGCCCGCGCCTGTCGCTCCCGCCCTGAACAGCACCGCCCAGTCGACTACGCTGACGTTGAAATGGACCTCGACCGACCCCAATCGCGACACGCTGACCTACAACGTGCAGCTCTATCGGGCCGGTGCCGCCACGCCCACCCGTTCGTACACCGGCCTAACGGCCGACTCGGTGGTTGTTTCGGGGCTGGAGTACAACACGACGTATCTCTGGCAGGTAATTGTCAGCGACAAGGTAAACACGGTGAACGGACCGATCTGGTCGTTTCAGACGGGAGCCTACCCTGACTACAATTACGTCTTTGCCCGGCGTATGAATGGGCAGTTCCAGCTTTTTGGGGCCACGGCAGCCGGGACCGTGAGTCAGCTTACCCGCGAGGGTAGCAACTGGCGACCTATCGTCAGCCCCAACCGACAGAAAATCGCGTTCATTTCCAATACCGATACCGAACTGCAGCTCTACCTGATAAACCTGGACGGCAGCAACCGACAGCAGGTCACAACGGTGCCTATTGCGGGGCTGTCGGCGGCTGATTTATCATTCTGCTGGTCGCCGGATGGCACGCAGTTGCTGTACCCCAGCAATGATCGGCTCTACGCGGTGCGCACCGATGGGACGGGTTTACGCGTGGTAGCCCAGGCTGGCAGTGGCCGCATCTGGGCGGGTTGCGACTGGACTCCGCAAGGAAACCGCATTGCCGCTCGCACCACTGGAACGGGTCTCTACGACAATGAACTAAGCGTATTCAACAGCGACGGTAGTATCGCCCGAACGGTCTACACCCGGCGCGCAGCCCGCGTGGGCAACCCGGTATTTTCTGTCAACGGTCAGCAGCTACTGTTCTCAGCCGACTCGACCGATTTCCAGAACGAGCAGGGCCGCCAACTGGATGCCCGGCTGTACCGGCTCAACCTAACGACCGGCGCGATTGCTGACCTATCGCAGAATCAGACGATCAATAATCAGACGGGGCAGACCAACAAACTTGCCGGGACCAATGACCTCGACCCGCGCTATTCGCCCACCGGGGCCGGCGTGATCTTTACCAACACTGACAATACAGGTATTGGTCAACGCAACGTATACACTGCCGACGCCAATGGACAGAACCGCAGACTACTACTCTCGCAGGCTGAGATGCCCTACTGGCGGTAA
- a CDS encoding alpha/beta hydrolase — MKNTLKLISLILTLVQLSGATRANAQIIDTLVDVSDYKLHFHIIKGRGIPILFEAGGGETAAVWKNILPDIARITGTTLISYDRTGFGSSTFNSQRHGILNGIIGLETALHKLGYDQTMLLVAHSQGGIYAQLYAYRHPQQIKGAVLIDISSSCWFAGKRLVALQHESDLEKQKHKVTKPGLYYLFDGLTANFDYIRNKPFPTSFPIIDFVAERPFTDSMDVLDWHTCHAAFVKQSPNRMAIMARGCGHYIYKDNPPLVVSAIAKMYAQTLTPQLRVLVMDKAHSYMMNALNKPIK; from the coding sequence ATGAAGAATACACTTAAGTTAATTAGTCTGATCCTTACACTTGTACAACTCTCAGGAGCCACTCGTGCTAATGCCCAAATCATCGATACCTTAGTAGACGTTAGTGACTACAAGTTGCATTTCCACATCATCAAGGGGCGAGGTATCCCTATTCTGTTTGAGGCCGGTGGCGGTGAAACAGCGGCTGTGTGGAAAAACATTCTACCCGATATTGCCCGAATCACCGGTACGACACTAATTTCCTATGACCGGACAGGATTTGGTAGTAGCACATTCAACAGCCAACGACATGGTATTCTTAACGGGATAATTGGACTGGAGACGGCGCTACATAAATTAGGGTATGATCAAACTATGCTACTAGTTGCCCACTCACAAGGGGGCATCTATGCCCAACTATATGCGTATCGTCACCCGCAACAAATAAAAGGGGCTGTCCTTATCGATATTAGTTCCAGTTGCTGGTTTGCCGGTAAACGGCTTGTTGCCTTGCAACATGAGAGTGATCTTGAAAAGCAAAAGCACAAAGTAACAAAGCCCGGCTTATACTACCTGTTTGATGGCTTGACAGCCAACTTCGATTATATACGAAATAAACCCTTCCCGACGAGCTTTCCGATCATTGACTTCGTCGCAGAACGGCCCTTTACCGATAGCATGGATGTTTTGGATTGGCATACCTGTCATGCCGCCTTTGTGAAGCAGTCACCGAACCGTATGGCCATCATGGCTCGTGGCTGTGGGCACTATATCTATAAAGACAATCCGCCACTGGTAGTCAGTGCGATTGCAAAAATGTATGCTCAAACGCTGACACCTCAACTCCGAGTCTTGGTTATGGACAAAGCGCATTCTTACATGATGAACGCATTGAATAAACCGATCAAGTAA